The proteins below come from a single Chryseobacterium capnotolerans genomic window:
- a CDS encoding SEL1-like repeat protein, translated as MAHRLYVYNVDSKTGEQYPYYLGEWNYEIPELLFPLFSCDPKAKGKLLYFDKINGVERLKSFYQLLGEHYQLLYKKAYYEPVNKMVEMLNDLPYDSFMINGWDVFNMSEEKHSDQAKNWVHEIKERSRLYDKAMAKQNLGWLEKEIVARSGYGSFLEMLETDWIDYGLGYWNEDLYKDISETFEENGLWGLKDKKGNIIALPVYEEIFAFSEEGIAVAQKNGKCGYLRNDGKVLVESIYDDAFDSFFIDNNHYGIIEIDHLCGLINIITDEIVIPCEYEELEMLRHACLFNAKKEGKYRLIDASNTSIIEESFDEPFEFNYSELIYRSLKGTSKKAFYTFDGVFLGEHPEEVLNEIGEGYYWAKPNKFQKKISIIKADGTLLDTEVDTMMILDYYTSFAYKKAKQWYIYDMKSGEYRLKEHIIENIHRDWYTQFMKNIFLLSNEKGWGLYNAAEDHWLLPSAKEYKKIESCREEIFRVTTLDGMFYFDEKTGTQSGIYDYIGEGIDYNEQMLCLYKGNDMFILNTERKLHLVSDHQLGALYEKRYNLRGKDQKYFLDFYKAWTERKGSGYEEHFDNATLMSMAEKYIEEGKIENAVRLYEIGIRRGNTDMMVELGYIYVHDEYPEYYDLDKGLALYEKAASKDHAIAWNNLGYHYQSGVGYPQDIKKALQCFKKSAELGDGLAMQNLGLLYFYGEYVVQDYDLALDYYKQAEKKFYYNDEKLSEIYYQKSDFANLQRYLKKDTEGTYSNIYYGIMYDEGLGVKASVKKAIKYYEKSLEYGYYTTALIRLLYFYKEDPDFADSEKYQYWKKFGEDNEMEI; from the coding sequence ATGGCACACCGGCTTTACGTATATAATGTAGATTCAAAAACAGGAGAGCAATACCCGTACTATCTGGGGGAGTGGAATTACGAAATTCCGGAATTGCTTTTTCCTCTATTCTCCTGTGATCCAAAGGCAAAAGGAAAACTTCTGTATTTTGATAAAATCAATGGAGTAGAAAGACTGAAGTCATTTTATCAGTTGTTGGGAGAACACTACCAGTTGCTTTACAAAAAGGCTTATTATGAACCTGTCAACAAAATGGTTGAGATGTTAAATGACCTTCCTTATGATTCCTTTATGATCAATGGATGGGATGTTTTCAATATGAGTGAAGAAAAACATTCTGATCAGGCCAAAAATTGGGTACATGAAATCAAGGAAAGGAGCAGACTGTATGATAAAGCAATGGCTAAACAAAATCTGGGATGGCTGGAAAAAGAAATTGTAGCCAGAAGTGGATATGGGTCCTTTTTAGAAATGCTGGAAACCGATTGGATTGATTATGGTCTTGGCTATTGGAATGAAGATTTGTATAAAGATATTTCAGAAACGTTTGAAGAGAATGGTCTTTGGGGATTGAAAGACAAAAAGGGAAATATTATAGCGCTGCCTGTTTACGAAGAAATATTTGCCTTTAGTGAAGAGGGGATTGCAGTAGCACAGAAAAATGGAAAGTGCGGATATCTTAGAAACGATGGTAAAGTACTTGTGGAAAGCATTTATGATGATGCTTTTGATTCGTTTTTTATTGACAATAATCATTATGGGATTATAGAAATTGATCATCTATGCGGACTCATCAATATTATTACCGATGAAATTGTGATCCCTTGTGAATATGAAGAGCTTGAAATGTTAAGACATGCCTGTCTTTTTAATGCTAAAAAAGAAGGGAAGTATCGTCTCATTGACGCATCCAATACATCCATCATTGAAGAAAGTTTTGATGAACCTTTTGAGTTTAATTATTCCGAATTGATTTATCGTTCACTGAAAGGGACATCCAAAAAAGCTTTTTATACATTTGATGGCGTTTTTCTAGGCGAACATCCTGAAGAGGTATTGAATGAAATTGGAGAAGGATATTATTGGGCTAAACCTAATAAATTTCAGAAAAAAATAAGCATTATAAAAGCTGATGGAACGCTTCTGGATACTGAAGTAGACACCATGATGATTCTTGATTATTATACTTCTTTTGCCTACAAAAAAGCTAAGCAATGGTATATTTATGATATGAAATCCGGTGAATACAGGTTAAAAGAACATATCATTGAAAATATTCACAGAGATTGGTATACCCAGTTTATGAAAAATATATTCTTACTTTCAAATGAAAAGGGCTGGGGCTTGTATAACGCTGCTGAAGATCATTGGTTATTGCCTTCCGCTAAAGAATATAAAAAAATAGAATCGTGTAGAGAGGAGATTTTCCGAGTGACAACTTTAGACGGTATGTTTTATTTTGATGAGAAAACAGGTACCCAAAGCGGCATTTACGACTATATTGGTGAGGGTATAGATTATAATGAACAGATGCTTTGCCTTTATAAAGGAAATGATATGTTTATCCTTAATACCGAAAGAAAACTTCATCTGGTCTCCGATCATCAATTAGGAGCTTTGTACGAAAAAAGATACAATCTCCGCGGAAAAGATCAAAAGTATTTCCTTGATTTTTATAAAGCATGGACTGAAAGAAAGGGTTCAGGCTACGAGGAACATTTTGATAATGCAACCCTGATGTCGATGGCTGAAAAATACATTGAAGAAGGGAAAATTGAAAATGCTGTAAGACTATATGAAATAGGAATACGACGTGGAAATACAGATATGATGGTGGAACTCGGGTATATTTATGTTCATGACGAGTATCCTGAATATTATGATTTGGACAAAGGACTTGCTCTCTATGAAAAAGCCGCTTCAAAGGATCATGCTATTGCCTGGAATAATCTGGGATATCATTATCAGAGTGGAGTAGGTTATCCTCAGGATATTAAAAAAGCTTTACAATGTTTTAAAAAGTCTGCCGAATTAGGAGACGGTCTGGCAATGCAGAACCTTGGTTTGCTGTATTTTTATGGTGAATATGTAGTACAGGATTATGATCTTGCATTAGACTACTATAAGCAGGCTGAAAAGAAATTCTATTATAATGATGAGAAATTGTCCGAAATCTATTATCAGAAAAGTGATTTTGCCAATCTTCAGCGTTACTTAAAAAAAGATACAGAGGGTACTTATTCCAATATTTACTACGGAATAATGTATGATGAAGGCTTAGGCGTAAAAGCAAGTGTAAAAAAAGCAATTAAATACTATGAGAAGTCTTTGGAATACGGATATTACACTACAGCTTTGATAAGACTCTTATACTTTTATAAAGAAGATCCTGACTTTGCAGACTCAGAAAAGTACCAGTATTGGAAAAAGTTTGGAGAGGACAACGAAATGGAAATATGA
- a CDS encoding retropepsin-like aspartic protease — MHFKSLFLASCISITASAQKSPTLIPFSLENNSVYLNGKVNTTENIKFLFDTGADGSVININSKKKVELKIDGTSQNKGSNGVNTVDYSSHNTVQFGDIQKTDVSFTLIPYGEVNFDGVFGTDLMKGKIIEIDYHKNVIRFYDENDSFIDFSGYEKMKLHLIDNYPAVESSITVNDKEYSGYFGLDSGADDALTIASPYTRKNSLANTMKTIGKATAQGSDGSVYEMPVVLCPSITFAHKFLYNVPITLSNSTEGIDASEKMAGFFGNAFLKRFNTIIDFKNQFIYFKLNKNLYSEF; from the coding sequence ATGCATTTTAAGTCCCTTTTCTTAGCTTCATGCATCAGTATAACGGCATCAGCTCAAAAATCCCCAACGCTTATCCCCTTTTCTCTGGAAAACAATTCTGTGTATCTGAATGGCAAAGTAAATACAACTGAAAACATCAAATTTTTGTTTGATACCGGAGCAGATGGATCTGTCATCAATATCAACTCAAAGAAAAAAGTAGAACTGAAAATCGACGGAACATCTCAAAACAAAGGATCGAATGGAGTAAATACCGTTGATTACAGCAGTCATAATACCGTTCAGTTTGGAGATATCCAGAAAACCGATGTTTCATTTACACTGATTCCTTACGGGGAGGTTAATTTTGACGGTGTTTTCGGAACAGACTTAATGAAGGGAAAGATCATCGAAATTGATTACCATAAAAATGTGATCAGGTTTTATGATGAAAATGATTCATTCATTGATTTCTCAGGATATGAAAAAATGAAACTTCATCTCATAGATAACTATCCAGCCGTAGAAAGCTCAATCACGGTGAATGACAAAGAGTATTCCGGATATTTTGGACTTGACAGCGGTGCCGATGATGCCCTTACCATTGCTTCTCCTTACACCAGAAAGAATTCTTTAGCGAATACGATGAAAACAATAGGAAAAGCTACCGCACAAGGTTCAGATGGTTCTGTTTATGAAATGCCTGTAGTGCTTTGTCCATCTATTACTTTTGCCCATAAGTTCCTTTACAATGTTCCGATTACACTTTCAAACTCCACAGAAGGGATTGATGCTTCAGAAAAAATGGCTGGCTTTTTTGGGAATGCATTCTTAAAAAGATTCAATACCATTATCGATTTTAAAAATCAGTTTATTTATTTTAAACTGAATAAAAATTTGTATTCTGAGTTCTGA
- a CDS encoding tetratricopeptide repeat protein yields the protein MYDNLEQLFYRGDLDQCIIEGEQYLLSHPEDEEVLFLMAVAYHDIVYYEGHEAVYDAISDYVIPYLRRILQINPNSQKALYNILDYPLGNEYTLMQIARTKKHITQENKTEFIGYAERMLEDPDYVRYGYDFLVKIYESLEENKALLNSLEAAMYYSKKADADNREIRDKNTSLYWIKKIYLLDRTKMVSAEELTTLIDKEHAFFVSQNEYDFINLADIAYENNAPDLSLKMMMKAIKGENSALHIHEKLVEWHQRFAELIGNGFNNPDVFYYQLIIERNYNDLLNVSTDFYYHHALEVINSYPELFSGYHFAGTFLYENERYAEAIPLLEKAVQLSSNATAWRRKADSIYLLNGTVLSEVPEFSDYPADIYNEGVYLNECIEALEDESDKLKWHEVGRIVYEQAYEAFRKYFEEDRFESDYYNDLHTRAMCCNNLAIKYLVLGDYQAAAATASEGLTYSEFMELHMTLIDALMDGEDYERAEEALNNYFSLYGGSDDYCSKTLYYRARQIQLHEAIGASEVQREAEEILTCIYQYTIENPELEDDNYRDLEAGKNILEGILFQHLDNQDLNTRKLYYEQVAERFPQEANPQFALMQIYNEEENYGKVALAAKRYLENKKEFVLDAFDKAKTIYMIVKSDFLQGNYQEASTIFSEYDAECEDAMDPEEYVLWLSYGIRVYEKLNNKTQILALAERFTVIYNAEEWGYDDLVESVELAKAVVLYQAGNIKEAHAILDQVRSVADYDPIADEYKTSWKKPGLFSKFGF from the coding sequence ATGTACGACAATTTAGAACAACTGTTTTACAGAGGAGATCTGGACCAGTGTATCATAGAAGGAGAACAATACTTGTTATCTCATCCCGAGGATGAAGAAGTATTATTTTTAATGGCAGTAGCTTATCATGACATTGTCTATTACGAAGGACATGAAGCCGTGTATGATGCCATAAGCGATTATGTTATTCCTTACTTACGCAGAATCTTGCAGATTAACCCCAATAGTCAGAAAGCACTATACAATATTCTGGATTACCCTTTAGGAAATGAATATACCCTGATGCAGATCGCCAGAACGAAAAAGCATATCACACAGGAAAATAAAACGGAGTTTATAGGCTATGCGGAAAGAATGCTGGAGGATCCGGACTATGTAAGGTATGGTTATGATTTCTTGGTTAAAATATATGAATCCCTGGAAGAAAATAAAGCGCTTTTGAACAGTCTTGAAGCCGCAATGTATTATTCTAAAAAAGCAGATGCTGATAACCGGGAAATCCGGGACAAAAACACCTCGCTTTATTGGATCAAAAAGATCTATTTGTTAGACCGTACAAAAATGGTTTCAGCAGAAGAGCTTACCACGCTTATCGATAAAGAACATGCTTTTTTTGTAAGCCAAAATGAATACGATTTTATCAATCTTGCTGATATAGCCTATGAAAATAACGCACCGGATCTTTCACTGAAAATGATGATGAAGGCGATCAAAGGAGAAAATTCAGCACTTCACATTCATGAAAAACTAGTAGAATGGCATCAGCGCTTTGCAGAACTCATTGGAAATGGCTTTAATAATCCTGATGTTTTCTATTATCAGTTGATTATTGAACGAAATTATAATGACCTTCTAAACGTTTCTACGGATTTTTATTACCATCATGCGCTTGAAGTTATCAATTCCTACCCGGAACTGTTCTCAGGATATCATTTTGCAGGGACATTCCTATATGAAAATGAGCGCTATGCTGAAGCGATTCCTTTATTGGAAAAAGCAGTACAATTATCATCCAATGCTACGGCCTGGAGAAGAAAAGCAGACTCCATATATCTTTTGAACGGAACGGTATTATCCGAAGTTCCTGAATTTTCTGATTACCCTGCAGACATTTACAACGAAGGCGTTTATCTGAACGAGTGTATAGAGGCATTAGAAGATGAAAGCGATAAACTGAAATGGCATGAAGTGGGCCGTATTGTCTATGAGCAGGCCTATGAAGCATTCAGAAAATATTTTGAAGAAGATCGGTTTGAAAGTGACTATTACAACGATCTGCATACCAGAGCAATGTGTTGCAATAATTTAGCCATTAAATATTTGGTATTGGGAGATTATCAGGCAGCTGCTGCAACAGCGTCTGAAGGGCTTACCTATTCAGAATTTATGGAACTTCACATGACCTTGATTGATGCTTTGATGGATGGAGAGGATTATGAACGGGCTGAAGAAGCATTGAATAACTATTTCAGTCTTTATGGCGGATCAGACGATTATTGTTCTAAAACATTGTACTATAGAGCAAGACAGATTCAGCTTCATGAAGCGATAGGGGCGAGTGAGGTTCAAAGAGAAGCAGAAGAAATTCTTACCTGTATTTATCAGTACACTATAGAGAATCCGGAACTTGAAGATGACAATTACAGAGACCTGGAAGCGGGTAAAAATATATTGGAAGGAATTTTATTTCAACATCTGGATAATCAGGATTTAAATACCAGAAAATTATACTACGAACAAGTCGCAGAACGTTTTCCACAGGAAGCTAACCCTCAGTTTGCCCTGATGCAGATTTATAACGAGGAAGAAAACTATGGAAAAGTAGCCTTAGCCGCGAAAAGATATCTTGAAAATAAAAAAGAATTCGTTTTAGATGCTTTTGATAAAGCGAAAACCATTTATATGATTGTTAAAAGTGATTTTCTTCAGGGAAATTACCAGGAAGCATCAACCATTTTCAGCGAGTATGATGCTGAATGTGAAGACGCTATGGATCCTGAAGAATATGTACTTTGGCTAAGCTATGGAATCAGGGTTTATGAAAAGCTGAATAATAAAACTCAAATATTAGCTCTTGCCGAGAGGTTTACTGTCATTTATAATGCTGAAGAATGGGGCTATGACGACCTTGTAGAAAGCGTTGAGCTAGCAAAAGCTGTTGTTTTGTATCAGGCTGGAAATATAAAAGAAGCACATGCTATTTTAGATCAGGTACGTTCCGTTGCAGATTATGATCCTATTGCTGATGAATATAAAACTTCATGGAAAAAACCAGGGCTGTTTTCTAAATTCGGATTCTAA
- a CDS encoding VOC family protein yields MRINHIDHIVLTVADINKTIQFYTQIMGFEVITFGDNRKALAFGNQKINLHQKGHEFEPKAEKPTPGSADLCFIAQTDIHDILEELKQKNIEIIEGIVDRTGAVGKIKSVYFRDPDQNLIEVSNYS; encoded by the coding sequence ATGAGAATTAACCATATAGACCACATTGTATTAACTGTAGCAGATATCAATAAAACGATACAATTTTATACTCAGATCATGGGTTTTGAAGTAATAACATTTGGTGATAACCGGAAAGCACTTGCTTTTGGAAATCAAAAGATCAATCTCCATCAAAAGGGCCATGAGTTTGAGCCTAAAGCCGAAAAACCTACCCCGGGTTCTGCAGATCTTTGTTTCATTGCCCAAACAGATATTCATGATATACTGGAAGAACTGAAACAAAAAAATATTGAGATTATTGAGGGAATTGTAGATAGAACGGGTGCTGTAGGAAAAATAAAATCTGTTTATTTTCGTGATCCGGACCAAAATCTCATTGAAGTAAGCAACTACTCTTAG